In the Pseudomonadota bacterium genome, one interval contains:
- a CDS encoding NAD-dependent epimerase/dehydratase family protein, whose translation MTRRYIVTGGGGFVGKALAKALRAAGHQVLSISRASYPELQELGITSAQIDISSDPSTWCELFTGVDGVFHTAAKVDMWGSYEGFFKTNVIGTRNVIEACRRASVTSLVFTSSPSVIHDGAQLNGVDESYPYPKHFPAFYPQTKAQAEQEVLASDCKNGLRTVALRPHLIWGPNDTNLIPTILERAKLGRLTRIGDGSNLVDLTFIDDCVTAHLCAMRTLETKPDLAGGKAYFISQGEPTKLWSWIDQILKAHGLAPVLKSLSKRAATVLAYLMEGYAGALGLLGIETKPLLTRFLVSEMSTNHYFSIERARIDLGFTPAFTMEQAFKRTFTQSV comes from the coding sequence ATGACACGTCGCTACATCGTAACAGGTGGGGGAGGCTTCGTAGGAAAGGCGCTCGCGAAGGCTTTGCGGGCCGCCGGTCATCAGGTCCTTAGTATCTCACGAGCTAGCTATCCTGAACTGCAGGAGTTAGGAATAACATCAGCGCAGATCGATATCAGCTCAGATCCCTCGACATGGTGCGAGCTATTTACCGGCGTTGATGGAGTTTTTCATACAGCGGCCAAGGTAGATATGTGGGGCAGCTATGAGGGATTCTTTAAGACAAACGTGATCGGAACAAGGAACGTTATAGAGGCTTGCCGTAGAGCTAGCGTGACTAGTCTGGTTTTTACCAGCTCTCCAAGCGTTATTCATGACGGCGCGCAACTTAACGGAGTTGATGAGAGCTATCCCTATCCTAAGCACTTTCCAGCGTTCTATCCACAAACTAAGGCACAGGCGGAGCAGGAGGTTCTGGCATCGGATTGTAAGAATGGATTACGCACCGTTGCACTTCGTCCGCACCTAATCTGGGGACCGAACGACACTAATCTTATTCCAACCATCCTAGAGCGCGCCAAGCTCGGCCGACTTACTCGGATCGGAGATGGAAGCAACCTGGTTGACCTTACCTTTATAGATGACTGTGTAACGGCGCACCTGTGCGCTATGCGAACCCTTGAGACAAAACCAGATCTGGCTGGTGGAAAGGCCTACTTTATTAGTCAGGGCGAGCCAACTAAGCTATGGAGCTGGATTGATCAGATCCTTAAGGCGCATGGACTTGCCCCAGTTCTAAAGTCGCTCTCAAAGAGGGCTGCTACGGTTTTGGCCTATCTGATGGAGGGCTATGCGGGCGCCTTGGGATTGTTAGGTATAGAGACCAAACCGCTCCTGACGCGCTTCTTAGTATCTGAGATGTCGACGAATCACTATTTTTCAATTGAACGGGCGCGGATAGATCTCGGCTTTACTCCGGCCTTTACCATGGAGCAGGCCTTTAAGCGCACCTTTACTCAGTCTGTATAG
- the asd gene encoding archaetidylserine decarboxylase (Phosphatidylserine decarboxylase is synthesized as a single chain precursor. Generation of the pyruvoyl active site from a Ser is coupled to cleavage of a Gly-Ser bond between the larger (beta) and smaller (alpha chains). It is an integral membrane protein.) — MKFLTYVPKSYLSWGLGHLARLPLPRPLARFSISLFAQAYCIDPTLATKPLESFNSIGAFFTRDLRAELRPIGEGLVCPVDGTLRSCSDISPNAEVTQVKGKLYKVSRLLGEDRLAAQCLEGQLWNFYLSPQDAHHIHSPVDGKIVRTVHIPGKLWPVNDWALNSIEGLFVTNERVITFIESDLGLIAVVMIGATNVGRIKLAYAAIETNRYPWRAQKQTSIEHAQPIAVARGDKLGTFKMGSSVVVVSERKLFNLAGAKCPAKVQYGRILQDYISEG; from the coding sequence ATGAAATTTCTTACCTATGTTCCAAAATCGTATCTTAGTTGGGGGCTAGGCCATCTAGCGAGGCTCCCGCTGCCAAGACCATTAGCACGTTTCTCGATCTCGCTATTTGCACAGGCTTATTGCATCGATCCAACGCTAGCAACTAAACCATTAGAGAGCTTTAACTCAATCGGAGCTTTCTTTACACGCGATCTGCGGGCGGAGTTGCGACCGATAGGCGAGGGGTTGGTGTGTCCGGTAGATGGTACGTTGCGCTCCTGTAGCGATATCTCGCCAAATGCTGAGGTGACCCAGGTTAAGGGCAAGCTTTATAAGGTATCGAGGCTGCTTGGTGAGGACCGGCTTGCAGCGCAGTGTTTAGAGGGGCAGCTCTGGAATTTTTATCTCTCCCCGCAGGACGCCCACCACATTCACTCGCCGGTTGATGGAAAGATCGTTAGAACCGTACATATTCCCGGCAAGCTGTGGCCGGTAAACGATTGGGCGCTTAATTCTATTGAGGGGCTCTTTGTTACAAATGAGCGTGTGATAACATTTATCGAGAGCGATCTTGGATTAATAGCAGTAGTTATGATCGGCGCTACTAACGTTGGGCGTATAAAGCTGGCCTACGCGGCAATTGAAACAAACAGGTACCCGTGGCGAGCGCAGAAGCAAACTAGCATTGAACACGCACAGCCGATTGCGGTGGCGCGCGGCGACAAATTAGGCACATTTAAGATGGGCTCAAGCGTTGTGGTGGTTTCGGAGCGTAAGCTCTTTAATCTTGCAGGAGCTAAGTGTCCAGCTAAGGTTCAGTACGGGAGGATATTACAGGATTACATATCTGAAGGCTGA
- a CDS encoding phosphoglycerate dehydrogenase, which translates to MTYSVLVSTSSFIDTPGAHVKKLLDTGFDVVKARGPLNEEQLLSYIGDGTRFDAFICGEDDFNAKVLQAASPKIKVISKYGVGLDKIDLVEAERLGIKVTNTPGVNHTTVTELTFGLLLSLTRCIPEHNALVHKGEWRRQTGRELAGKTLGILGFGRVGKEVAKRAMAFGMNVKVFNTSWSSQHTAYLEHLTKVFSDSLFAEYPPTISRAPHDEDLFPNVDLLSIHMSLSRENQFFINRRRLAMCRRGVYMVNVSRGALIDQRAMADAIRSGQVAGYGADVLDPEPVQIDNPLLGLANVHLTPHVGSRTYESVVRQGSAAVHNLIEALQAAGAGKVASV; encoded by the coding sequence ATGACATATTCAGTACTTGTTTCAACATCCAGTTTTATCGATACGCCTGGAGCGCACGTTAAGAAGCTGCTCGATACGGGGTTCGATGTTGTTAAGGCGCGAGGGCCGCTAAACGAGGAGCAGCTCCTCTCTTATATAGGGGATGGTACCCGCTTCGATGCCTTTATATGCGGAGAGGACGACTTCAACGCCAAGGTGCTTCAAGCGGCAAGCCCAAAGATTAAGGTAATTAGTAAGTACGGTGTTGGGCTTGATAAGATCGACCTGGTCGAGGCCGAGCGACTTGGAATAAAGGTTACAAATACCCCGGGGGTAAATCACACCACCGTCACAGAACTTACGTTTGGACTCCTGCTTAGCCTGACCCGTTGCATCCCTGAGCACAACGCACTGGTGCACAAGGGCGAGTGGCGTCGTCAGACCGGTCGCGAGCTTGCTGGGAAAACATTGGGCATTCTGGGCTTCGGTCGTGTAGGAAAAGAGGTGGCAAAACGAGCCATGGCGTTTGGAATGAACGTTAAGGTTTTTAACACCTCGTGGTCGTCGCAACACACTGCTTATCTAGAGCACCTGACAAAGGTTTTCAGCGACTCGCTCTTTGCAGAGTATCCCCCTACGATATCACGCGCTCCACACGATGAGGACCTATTCCCTAACGTAGATCTGCTCTCTATTCATATGAGCCTCTCGCGAGAAAACCAGTTCTTTATCAATAGGCGACGGCTCGCCATGTGTCGACGGGGCGTGTATATGGTAAACGTCAGTCGTGGTGCGCTGATTGATCAGAGAGCCATGGCGGATGCTATTAGAAGTGGTCAGGTGGCTGGTTATGGTGCTGATGTATTAGATCCGGAGCCGGTACAAATCGATAATCCGCTGCTCGGACTTGCCAACGTGCACCTTACTCCGCATGTCGGAAGCCGTACCTATGAGAGCGTGGTACGGCAGGGCTCAGCTGCTGTTCATAATCTGATTGAAGCTCTGCAGGCGGCCGGTGCGGGTAAGGTAGCTTCCGTTTAA
- a CDS encoding fatty acid CoA ligase family protein — protein MSDPILPFQSRFVSVAGHKMHYFDEGSGPVILLLHGNPTWSFFYRNVIRELKDSFRLIAPDFLGCGLSDRTPGTRFRAIDRINQLEEFADALGLNKFSIVMHDWGGPLGTGFLLRKLECVDRIIYLNTTLTETESLPPIIKLAATPVIGKILTRHTATFVRLTTTMGAHKKLTPDVVAGYRMPYMTRQRRDAIWDFVADIPFDSDHPTYTQMLEIATGLPKIAQKPVKIIWGLRDPCFHREMLSKVAAHFPKAEILEIPDASHLVLDDAPQIAIPAIREFFTRPLGAINSAPASASQVLGREDGHIHVLYDQVMRIADGSPTTSAVITPRWVRDPINGSALHYSHTTYGELAKLINQYQRGFAELGLAPGDRVLMLVSPGADFLALSLAVAGRGGTPVFVDPGIGLDRLAKCIQDADPAAFIGSPRAHLLRFLKRSLFHRIKFHVTASEWAFSRGYSLGFFKRFANAPIAPIALPVLRNDGSLMAQDAALIAFTSGATGTPKGVIITNAMMAEQIRVIRDVLGQVPGTRDLTLLPIFSLYNVALGITSVFPSMPVGKPLALDAAQVVKLVGDLAIESSFGSPTLWHKIAEYTLRTGATLPTIKRIFMAGAAVPVATIKLVKGIIPNGEIATPYGATEALPVTYVTGTELQSCLWQRALSGEQGTPVGRGVPGQEIKIIRSSNEILRTMAECEPLAIKEIGEVIVRGPTVSPEYLHRPDANKIGKIIDGASFWHRLGDLGYIDEGGYLYYCGRKGHSVYVEGRAFHSVPLEEIFNTLPKVRRSALVGLRGGQEPAIVIEPFPQYWPESTEQQQAFISELNELAQQNELTSGIRRFFFNRSFPVDARHNAKIFRDQLSDWADKMLSTQRAA, from the coding sequence GTGTCTGATCCGATACTTCCATTTCAATCCCGCTTTGTGTCCGTTGCTGGACACAAGATGCACTACTTCGATGAGGGGAGTGGGCCGGTTATCCTTTTATTGCACGGGAATCCGACCTGGTCATTTTTTTATCGTAACGTTATCCGGGAATTAAAGGATAGCTTTCGTCTTATAGCGCCAGATTTTCTTGGGTGTGGCCTCTCAGATCGAACTCCCGGCACCAGGTTTCGCGCCATCGATCGCATCAATCAGCTTGAGGAGTTCGCTGATGCTCTGGGGCTCAATAAGTTCTCTATCGTTATGCACGATTGGGGTGGTCCGCTCGGTACCGGATTCCTACTGCGTAAGCTCGAATGTGTTGATCGGATTATCTATCTCAATACGACCCTAACAGAGACGGAGAGCCTTCCCCCTATTATTAAATTAGCGGCGACCCCAGTTATCGGAAAGATTCTGACCAGGCATACGGCAACCTTTGTTCGACTCACAACCACCATGGGCGCACATAAAAAGCTGACCCCTGATGTTGTGGCGGGATACAGGATGCCCTATATGACCCGGCAGCGACGCGATGCGATCTGGGATTTTGTGGCGGACATTCCATTTGATTCCGATCATCCGACCTATACGCAGATGCTTGAGATTGCGACCGGATTGCCTAAAATTGCACAAAAGCCGGTTAAGATTATATGGGGACTAAGGGATCCCTGTTTTCATCGTGAGATGCTTAGCAAGGTAGCGGCCCATTTTCCAAAGGCTGAGATCCTTGAAATTCCAGATGCGTCACATCTCGTGCTTGATGACGCTCCACAGATTGCGATACCGGCGATTCGTGAGTTCTTTACTCGACCTCTTGGGGCTATTAATTCAGCACCGGCCAGTGCTAGTCAGGTGCTTGGCCGAGAAGATGGGCACATTCACGTCTTATATGATCAGGTCATGCGCATCGCTGATGGATCGCCCACAACCTCGGCTGTTATTACGCCCCGATGGGTGCGCGATCCGATAAACGGTAGCGCGCTGCACTATTCACATACAACGTACGGGGAGCTTGCAAAGCTAATTAACCAATATCAGCGCGGGTTCGCAGAGCTAGGACTGGCACCGGGCGATCGTGTTCTGATGCTTGTATCGCCAGGCGCGGATTTTCTCGCGTTAAGTCTCGCTGTAGCGGGTAGGGGGGGTACGCCGGTCTTCGTTGATCCCGGTATCGGGCTAGATCGACTTGCAAAGTGTATTCAGGATGCTGACCCAGCCGCATTTATAGGCTCACCACGTGCGCACCTGCTCAGGTTCCTAAAGCGCTCATTGTTTCACCGCATAAAGTTTCATGTGACTGCATCGGAGTGGGCATTCTCGCGCGGCTATTCGCTCGGATTTTTTAAGCGCTTTGCCAATGCGCCGATCGCGCCGATAGCTCTGCCGGTGTTAAGAAATGATGGCTCGTTAATGGCACAGGATGCGGCGCTGATAGCCTTTACATCTGGGGCAACCGGAACTCCCAAGGGGGTTATTATTACCAACGCCATGATGGCCGAGCAGATTAGAGTTATACGAGATGTATTAGGGCAGGTTCCTGGCACACGCGATTTAACATTACTGCCGATATTTTCTCTCTATAACGTAGCACTTGGAATCACTAGCGTATTTCCTTCGATGCCTGTTGGTAAGCCGCTGGCGCTCGATGCCGCGCAGGTTGTAAAGCTCGTAGGTGACCTTGCGATAGAGTCATCCTTCGGTTCTCCGACCCTCTGGCATAAGATAGCTGAGTACACCCTCAGAACCGGCGCAACGCTGCCTACTATTAAGCGCATATTTATGGCGGGTGCAGCGGTGCCTGTTGCTACTATCAAGCTTGTAAAGGGCATAATTCCAAACGGAGAGATCGCAACTCCGTACGGCGCGACCGAAGCTCTTCCAGTTACCTACGTGACAGGAACGGAATTACAGAGCTGCTTATGGCAACGCGCCTTATCTGGCGAGCAGGGCACTCCGGTGGGAAGGGGGGTGCCGGGGCAGGAGATAAAGATTATCAGGAGCAGTAATGAGATCCTGAGAACGATGGCTGAGTGCGAGCCGCTAGCCATTAAAGAGATCGGAGAGGTAATAGTACGTGGACCTACGGTCAGTCCCGAATATCTTCATAGGCCCGATGCAAATAAGATAGGAAAGATTATCGATGGAGCTAGCTTCTGGCACCGCTTGGGTGATTTAGGATACATAGATGAGGGTGGCTATCTATATTACTGCGGGCGTAAGGGTCATTCGGTCTACGTTGAAGGCAGGGCCTTTCACAGCGTGCCGTTAGAGGAGATCTTTAACACCCTTCCTAAGGTGCGCCGCTCGGCCTTGGTAGGGCTGCGCGGCGGACAGGAGCCAGCTATCGTTATTGAGCCCTTTCCACAATATTGGCCAGAGAGCACTGAACAGCAGCAGGCGTTTATATCTGAGCTTAATGAACTTGCACAGCAGAATGAGCTTACCAGCGGTATTCGGCGCTTCTTTTTCAATCGTTCATTTCCTGTTGATGCACGGCATAACGCTAAGATCTTTCGCGATCAGTTGAGTGATTGGGCAGATAAGATGCTCTCTACTCAGAGGGCGGCATAG
- a CDS encoding aminotransferase class I/II-fold pyridoxal phosphate-dependent enzyme yields MDVQKLFAERIGGAQFGQVQQTFKFTLINNAKLEFMARNPDTKVIDMGVGEPEELPTQSIIEQLFTAAQVKGNRIYPCNGILEFAEAAARYLQREFQISVDPKSEVMHCVGTKTALAQIPLAFINPGDAVITTVPGYPVLPKVSEWLGARLLPVPLEARNNFLPELKQFEETIKRERPKLVLLNYPNNPTGAVATKEFFKRVVNLAHEYSFLIVQDAAYADYVFNAEFVSPLHIEGGKEVTLEMYSLSKSYNMQGYRLGFVVGSAPLVKAFSLVKDNTDNGQFIAIQRAGIHALDNCQGFLASNRERYLRRLTRVTEILNRAGIEATVSPSTFYLYVRAPESFRGTPCGSAQKLADLLISRYGLITVPWEEAGPFLRFSMTFEVGTKDFGSEEEVFEALESRLVHDCIA; encoded by the coding sequence ATGGATGTACAGAAGTTATTTGCTGAACGAATAGGTGGAGCACAGTTCGGCCAGGTGCAGCAAACATTTAAGTTTACCCTGATCAACAACGCCAAGCTCGAGTTCATGGCGAGGAATCCAGACACTAAGGTTATCGACATGGGTGTTGGGGAGCCCGAGGAGCTGCCGACTCAATCGATAATCGAGCAGTTATTTACAGCCGCACAGGTTAAAGGTAATCGCATCTATCCATGTAACGGAATACTAGAGTTTGCCGAGGCCGCCGCGCGCTATCTGCAACGTGAATTCCAAATCTCCGTTGATCCTAAGAGTGAGGTGATGCACTGCGTCGGCACGAAAACTGCGCTTGCACAGATTCCACTTGCGTTTATAAATCCAGGGGATGCCGTTATTACAACCGTGCCTGGGTATCCGGTGTTACCGAAGGTGAGTGAGTGGTTGGGCGCTAGGCTACTCCCCGTACCATTAGAGGCTAGGAACAACTTCTTGCCGGAGCTTAAACAGTTTGAAGAGACCATTAAACGGGAGCGCCCAAAGCTAGTGTTGCTCAACTATCCAAACAATCCGACCGGCGCTGTGGCGACCAAGGAGTTTTTCAAGCGGGTAGTTAATCTAGCGCACGAATACTCATTTCTGATCGTTCAGGATGCGGCCTACGCCGACTATGTTTTTAACGCAGAGTTCGTATCGCCGCTCCATATCGAGGGGGGCAAGGAGGTTACGTTAGAGATGTACTCGCTCTCAAAGAGCTACAATATGCAGGGCTATCGCCTCGGGTTCGTCGTTGGTAGCGCCCCCCTGGTAAAGGCCTTCTCCTTGGTCAAGGACAACACAGATAATGGGCAGTTTATTGCGATACAGAGGGCCGGTATTCATGCGCTCGACAACTGCCAGGGCTTTCTCGCCTCTAATCGTGAGAGGTACCTAAGGCGCCTAACACGTGTTACCGAGATTCTAAATAGGGCCGGGATTGAGGCTACGGTCTCACCGAGCACCTTTTATCTATACGTTCGAGCGCCGGAGAGCTTTAGGGGCACGCCGTGCGGAAGCGCTCAAAAGCTGGCGGACCTGCTTATCAGTCGCTACGGGCTAATAACCGTACCGTGGGAGGAGGCTGGGCCTTTTCTTAGGTTTTCTATGACCTTTGAGGTTGGAACTAAGGACTTTGGCTCAGAAGAGGAAGTTTTTGAGGCCCTTGAGAGCCGCTTGGTGCATGACTGTATAGCTTGA
- a CDS encoding FAD-binding oxidoreductase codes for MSNSNMLADQMRAFLAPESVLEDQASLEFYGRDWIKDFKPAPCLVVLPNNSEEVQQIVKLCNRERVSIVPSGGRTGLSGGATATNGEVIVSLERMRKIIQVDSVDRTIICEAGVVLERIQTQATQHGLYFPVDFSSRGSAQIGGALATNAGGIRVIRYGNIRDWVVGIKVITGNGELLEINGSLFKNNTGYDLRHLFVGSEGTLGIITEVTLKLTSPPNDITRVLCGLRSTEGILPLLAYCRNNLRDLSAFEFMERRALQEVLTHRGLRDPLAHQFPAYVLVECEINDPSASERLVAAFGEAYEHDLIQDVVVSESSAQAQELMNLRDLISETLSDNYTIHKNDISVPVSTIPAFLHELHAIINTAYPALRVVVFGHVGDGNLHINVLKTDAISDHDFWSGCHEADHKIFSLVQRYRGSISAEHGVGLLKREFLHYSRTEAEIALMQGIKGVFDPNGVMNPGKIF; via the coding sequence ATGAGTAATTCCAATATGTTAGCGGATCAGATGCGGGCCTTTCTGGCCCCTGAGAGCGTTCTAGAGGACCAAGCCTCGCTTGAATTCTATGGTCGCGACTGGATTAAGGACTTCAAACCGGCGCCGTGCCTCGTAGTTCTGCCAAATAATAGTGAAGAGGTTCAACAGATAGTAAAGCTCTGTAACCGGGAGAGGGTCTCAATCGTTCCATCAGGGGGACGGACGGGCTTAAGTGGGGGAGCAACGGCCACTAATGGCGAGGTGATCGTATCGCTTGAACGTATGCGCAAGATCATACAGGTTGATTCAGTTGACCGAACGATCATCTGTGAGGCTGGGGTGGTGCTGGAGCGTATTCAAACGCAAGCGACTCAACATGGGCTCTACTTTCCGGTTGATTTCTCAAGCCGCGGGTCAGCTCAGATCGGAGGAGCGCTAGCAACCAACGCCGGCGGTATCCGTGTAATCCGTTACGGCAATATTCGTGACTGGGTGGTCGGGATAAAGGTTATTACCGGTAACGGCGAGCTGCTGGAGATAAACGGCTCACTTTTCAAAAACAATACTGGCTACGATCTGCGCCATCTCTTCGTAGGCTCTGAGGGCACGCTCGGTATTATAACTGAAGTAACGCTGAAACTAACTAGCCCCCCTAACGATATCACCCGTGTTCTGTGCGGACTACGCAGCACAGAGGGCATCCTGCCCCTACTAGCGTACTGTCGTAATAACCTACGAGATCTCTCCGCCTTTGAGTTTATGGAGCGGCGCGCTCTGCAGGAGGTCTTAACACACCGAGGATTACGCGATCCCCTCGCCCATCAGTTCCCCGCATATGTATTGGTCGAGTGCGAGATAAACGATCCCTCAGCTTCAGAGCGCCTTGTAGCGGCATTCGGAGAGGCTTACGAGCACGATCTGATACAGGACGTTGTAGTGAGCGAATCAAGCGCTCAGGCCCAGGAGCTGATGAACCTAAGGGATCTGATTAGCGAGACCCTATCGGACAATTACACCATCCATAAAAACGACATCTCCGTTCCGGTTAGTACGATTCCGGCCTTTCTGCATGAGCTGCATGCAATAATCAATACAGCCTATCCAGCTCTCCGTGTTGTTGTATTCGGCCACGTTGGAGATGGGAATCTGCATATTAACGTGCTCAAGACCGACGCCATCTCAGATCACGATTTCTGGAGCGGTTGCCACGAGGCAGACCATAAGATCTTTAGCTTGGTGCAGCGCTACCGTGGTAGTATCTCGGCAGAGCACGGTGTTGGCCTCCTTAAGAGGGAGTTTCTCCATTATTCACGCACAGAGGCCGAGATCGCTTTAATGCAGGGCATTAAGGGCGTTTTCGATCCTAATGGCGTTATGAATCCAGGTAAGATTTTTTGA
- a CDS encoding glycosyltransferase family 87 protein, which yields MTNVRAGFLLAIILLFLGWLPKLEADRVPWYLDNDFAHYYLTAKLAANGINPYSANLKPLYSQNGFLPSREISSAGATPTVAVLMTPLTFFDAKNAFVIWTIFQISALCIGILLLLRALGITHSWIYSLILLVSAIAPLGTFAHIRYGQTQALIFLLTMLGMLLLSKKDGMQWKLGALLWGVSVSLKLFTAPLAFVALRYRGKGGLLWFMLGFALLWIPFALLCGVESLVTFITKILPYTQGLSLSFNGNISLSAAFVYTQRILFDHTYVQVIFVQIICALLLFPFLWIEFRERRDLFASTMLVLGVSCLLSPTAWTHYLPLLTGGFIYLLKGGLTSRDSSKALFALLFLYLCSGGTLGYLSHGDILTQLISAWWGPGCIIMYMVLLFISRRRTGWFQPSDM from the coding sequence ATGACAAATGTGCGTGCTGGATTCTTACTTGCGATAATACTTCTGTTTCTTGGCTGGCTTCCAAAATTAGAAGCCGATCGAGTGCCTTGGTATCTGGATAACGATTTTGCGCATTACTATTTAACGGCAAAACTGGCCGCAAATGGAATAAATCCGTATAGCGCTAATTTAAAGCCCCTTTACTCCCAAAATGGATTTTTGCCCTCCCGTGAGATCTCCTCTGCCGGGGCTACCCCTACCGTAGCAGTGCTAATGACGCCCCTGACCTTCTTTGATGCAAAAAATGCCTTTGTTATATGGACAATATTTCAGATCTCCGCACTTTGTATCGGCATCCTCCTGCTGCTTAGAGCTCTAGGGATCACTCACTCCTGGATATATTCATTAATACTTTTAGTGTCTGCGATTGCGCCACTTGGAACCTTTGCACACATCAGATACGGACAGACTCAGGCGCTAATATTTCTTTTAACCATGCTAGGTATGCTCTTGTTAAGCAAGAAAGATGGGATGCAATGGAAACTTGGAGCACTTTTGTGGGGCGTCTCTGTATCGTTAAAATTATTTACCGCGCCCTTAGCTTTTGTGGCGTTGCGTTATAGAGGCAAAGGCGGATTGCTCTGGTTTATGCTTGGCTTTGCCTTGTTATGGATCCCTTTTGCATTACTGTGCGGCGTTGAAAGTCTCGTAACCTTTATTACTAAGATATTACCGTATACTCAGGGTCTATCTCTCAGCTTCAACGGCAATATCAGCCTCTCTGCAGCCTTCGTATACACTCAGAGGATCCTGTTCGATCATACTTATGTGCAGGTTATCTTTGTACAGATAATATGCGCGCTACTTCTGTTTCCATTTTTGTGGATTGAGTTCCGAGAACGTAGAGATCTATTTGCTTCAACTATGCTTGTACTTGGGGTCTCGTGCCTACTCTCACCGACCGCCTGGACGCACTATCTGCCCCTACTTACGGGGGGATTTATTTATCTACTCAAAGGTGGATTAACAAGTAGAGATTCATCAAAGGCTCTTTTTGCCCTTCTGTTCCTTTATCTTTGCAGCGGAGGAACCCTTGGATATCTCTCGCATGGAGACATACTGACTCAATTGATCTCGGCGTGGTGGGGGCCGGGATGTATTATTATGTACATGGTTTTGCTATTTATAAGTAGGCGAAGAACAGGGTGGTTTCAGCCTTCAGATATGTAA
- a CDS encoding type II secretion system protein: protein MGQKNRNHYSGFTLIELLVVMSIVSALVAVALPRYAAYRASAFDARAEIDLRSVAMAEEAYFLQQEKYLSCSGMTCVQLPGIQRLSTGVELAIVASANDFKGSASHPRGSGRVFAWDSSAGGLVE, encoded by the coding sequence ATGGGACAAAAAAACCGCAATCACTACTCGGGCTTTACTCTAATTGAGTTACTTGTGGTGATGAGTATAGTTAGCGCCCTTGTTGCGGTAGCGCTGCCGCGCTATGCCGCCTATCGAGCAAGCGCCTTTGATGCCCGCGCAGAGATCGATCTGCGCTCCGTTGCCATGGCAGAAGAGGCGTATTTTCTTCAGCAGGAAAAATACCTCAGCTGCTCTGGAATGACCTGCGTACAACTTCCAGGTATCCAGCGTCTTTCGACAGGAGTTGAGCTTGCTATCGTGGCTTCAGCCAACGATTTTAAGGGTAGCGCAAGCCACCCGCGCGGATCTGGCAGAGTCTTTGCCTGGGATTCTAGTGCTGGGGGTCTGGTTGAGTAG